The Lonchura striata isolate bLonStr1 chromosome 29, bLonStr1.mat, whole genome shotgun sequence genome window below encodes:
- the LSM2 gene encoding U6 snRNA-associated Sm-like protein LSm2 produces the protein MLFYSFFKSLVGKDVVVELKNDLSICGTLHSVDQYLNIKLTDISVTDPEKYPHMLSVKNCFIRGSVVRYVQLPADEVDTQLLQDAARKEALQQKQ, from the exons ATG CTGTTTTACTCCTTCTTCAAGTCCCTGGTGGGCAAAGACGTGGTGGTGGAGCTGAAAAACGACCTCAG CATCTGCGGGACCCTGCACTCGGTGGATCAG tACCTGAACATCAAACTGACCGACATCAGCGTCACCGACCCCGAGAAGTACCCGCACATG CTCTCGGTGAAGAACTGCTTCATCCGCGGCTCCGTGGTTCGCTACGTGCAGCTGCCGGCCGACGAGGTGGACACGCAGCTGCTGCAGGACGCGGCGCGCAAGGAGGCGCTGCAGCAGAAACAGTGA